In Pirellulales bacterium, the sequence CGGTCGCTGGGTGGGGGGCAGGATGGCAGTCGACATAAAATCCTCCCATCAGTAATTACGAACCGCAGGGCCTAAATTTCCTAAGCCTTTCGAGTTCCCAGCATAACGGTTGCACCAGCTTCCTGAACAGAGTTACGGCCGAAGTCTCGTGGCTCTGGCAATCTGCGCACTTTGTACCCTATAATTTTGGCGTGATCGCACGGGATGGTCATTCACCCCTGCTGGAGTTGCCGCCATGTCGACCAATACCGAACAACTAAAAGCGACGCTCGAACAATTGCACGGGCAATTGGCGGAAATCGACACGCTGGATCCCGCCGCCCGCGACAATCTGTCCGCGGCCATGCAGGAAATTCAACGGGCCCTTCAAAATAAAACCTCGCCCGCTGCCAAACCGCTGATGCGACGGCTCGGCGAATCGGCTCGTCAGTTTGAAGACAGCCATCCGGCGCTTGCCGGCACGATCGGCAGTCTCATTGATGCGCTGGGCCGCAGCGGAATTTGAGAACCAGCGAGAGCCTGCAAACAACGGGCCGACGCCCACCGCCCAGCGTTCATTTATTTGTACTCGCCGTACCGGAATTGCCGACTTTAGCGCTCGGCTTCTTTCGGCCTTCGCCCAAGGGAGTGGAAAGCGTAACTTTGATTTCATCGGCCATCGCCAAACCCTGCGGCGAATAAACTCCCTTGGCGTCCACTTTGTCCCCCACCTGCGCCAAACGCAGATCGCTGACATTGACTTTGATTGACGGATTGGCTCCTAAATCGACCGAGTAAGTTCCGTTGGGGGTCTGCACGGTCAGCGA encodes:
- a CDS encoding DUF4404 family protein translates to MSTNTEQLKATLEQLHGQLAEIDTLDPAARDNLSAAMQEIQRALQNKTSPAAKPLMRRLGESARQFEDSHPALAGTIGSLIDALGRSGI